The Agrobacterium vitis genome has a segment encoding these proteins:
- a CDS encoding glycerophosphodiester phosphodiesterase has translation MNPLRMTIETMRLGGHRGHSAGAPENTLAAFRKAFEYAGPLVTCETDLSITSDGELVLMHDKTVDRTTNGRGIIQKMTYSEVSRLDAGSWFGAEFAGEQVPRLRDALQLARELGIIYQLELKIYDRNDVLFPKLKTLIDELACADLLQFSSFDYVQLKAVKEAIPDVPTVGLMHSRLIDPAAIARQANLDAMNIEMYHFASGEAHQLHEEGFAVFTYLPAQYHEKLIQYGTDIEAQIVKWVREGQLDQLLGDDVAQVTRLRDMARG, from the coding sequence GTGAATCCGCTCAGAATGACCATTGAGACGATGCGCCTTGGCGGCCATCGCGGACATAGCGCCGGAGCGCCGGAAAACACACTTGCCGCGTTTCGAAAGGCTTTCGAATATGCTGGCCCTCTTGTCACTTGCGAGACTGATCTCAGTATCACCAGTGATGGCGAACTGGTGCTGATGCACGACAAGACGGTCGATCGGACCACCAACGGCCGTGGCATCATCCAGAAGATGACTTATTCGGAAGTCTCCAGGCTGGACGCCGGAAGCTGGTTCGGCGCGGAATTTGCCGGAGAACAGGTTCCGCGTCTCAGAGATGCGCTGCAGCTCGCCCGCGAACTCGGTATCATCTATCAGCTCGAACTGAAGATCTACGACCGCAATGACGTCTTGTTTCCGAAGCTGAAGACTCTGATCGATGAATTGGCCTGCGCAGACCTTCTGCAGTTTTCCTCGTTCGACTACGTTCAGCTGAAAGCGGTGAAAGAGGCAATCCCTGATGTGCCGACCGTCGGTCTGATGCATTCCCGACTGATCGATCCCGCCGCGATTGCCCGTCAGGCCAATCTCGATGCGATGAACATCGAGATGTATCATTTCGCCAGCGGCGAGGCACACCAGCTCCACGAAGAGGGTTTTGCCGTCTTCACTTACCTGCCGGCTCAGTATCACGAAAAGCTGATACAGTACGGCACCGATATTGAAGCCCAGATCGTCAAATGGGTTCGCGAAGGCCAGCTGGATCAGCTTCTCGGCGACGACGTGGCACAGGTGACAAGGCTGAGGGATATGGCCCGTGGCTGA
- a CDS encoding ABC transporter ATP-binding protein, producing the protein MSDLLTVRDLVVRIPARNITILDGVSFSLEAGQTLGLVGESGCGKSITCYAIANALPRGIVLSGGSVAFEPGGSGISRPAIPKIAMIFQDPTSSLNPVHTIGYYLETALHRHQGLKGKDARMEAMRLLERVGIDRAASRLRAYPHQFSGGMNQRVMIAHALAAKPKLLIADEPTTALDVTMQAQILHLLEELKAETGMALMIVSHDLGIIARLADRAAVMYCGKIVETAPVAELLERPAHPYARALIDCMPSIDPDDLAPPVPIPGSVPLLDSLPVGCHFHPRCLRASGECSTRFPAPITIGLAHEASCYHPVAA; encoded by the coding sequence ATGTCCGACCTATTGACCGTTCGCGACCTCGTCGTCCGGATTCCCGCGCGCAACATAACGATCCTGGACGGCGTCAGTTTCTCTCTGGAGGCAGGTCAGACGCTCGGCCTTGTTGGCGAATCCGGCTGCGGCAAGAGCATCACCTGTTATGCGATCGCCAATGCGCTGCCGCGCGGCATTGTGCTCAGCGGCGGCAGCGTGGCCTTCGAGCCCGGCGGATCCGGTATCTCCAGGCCGGCTATCCCGAAGATCGCGATGATCTTTCAAGACCCGACCAGCAGCCTGAATCCTGTTCATACGATCGGGTATTATCTGGAGACGGCGCTTCACCGCCATCAGGGTCTCAAGGGCAAGGATGCTCGGATGGAGGCCATGCGACTTCTGGAACGCGTCGGCATCGACCGCGCCGCGAGCCGGCTGCGGGCCTATCCGCACCAGTTTTCCGGCGGCATGAACCAGCGCGTGATGATCGCGCATGCGCTTGCGGCCAAGCCCAAGTTGCTGATTGCCGACGAGCCGACGACGGCGCTCGACGTGACCATGCAGGCCCAGATCCTGCATCTGCTGGAAGAGCTGAAGGCGGAAACCGGCATGGCACTGATGATCGTATCGCACGATCTCGGCATCATTGCCCGGCTCGCGGACAGGGCGGCCGTGATGTATTGCGGCAAGATCGTCGAGACGGCACCCGTCGCTGAACTGCTCGAACGACCGGCGCATCCTTACGCACGCGCGCTGATCGACTGCATGCCCAGCATCGATCCTGATGATCTTGCACCGCCGGTCCCAATCCCTGGATCCGTCCCGCTGCTCGATAGCCTTCCGGTGGGATGCCATTTCCACCCACGCTGCTTGCGTGCGAGCGGCGAATGTTCCACCCGCTTTCCGGCGCCCATCACTATCGGTCTCGCCCACGAGGCCTCCTGTTACCATCCGGTGGCAGCATGA
- a CDS encoding GlxA family transcriptional regulator yields MLMPTTILRRIEILVFPDAQVLDVTGPAQVFASANEIARRSAHSEKGPLYDIALVAEMVEVTCNSGIALRCALLSEDRPAPDTAIAVGGSGVNVACSRPVLIDWVRNRAIHARRMASVCSGAFLLAEAGLLDGRRAVTHWHRYDEFAGRFPQVRLERDPIFLRDGKIWTSAGVTAGIDLALAMVEEDHGRALALAVARELVVFLKRPGGQSQFSAPLRLQTADDRFADLHAWISANLTHSLTLHTLADRAGMSLRSFARHYRQRTGRTPADAVEIIRLERAQGLLETGFSVEAAARKCGFGSPETMRRVFLRRLGVGPKDWQERFHE; encoded by the coding sequence ATGCTGATGCCAACCACGATTTTGCGTCGGATTGAAATCCTTGTCTTCCCGGATGCCCAGGTGCTCGACGTGACGGGTCCTGCACAGGTCTTCGCGTCGGCCAATGAGATTGCGCGCAGAAGCGCCCACTCCGAAAAGGGACCCCTCTACGATATCGCCTTGGTCGCGGAAATGGTGGAGGTGACCTGCAATTCCGGGATTGCGCTGCGGTGTGCTCTCCTTTCGGAAGACCGGCCGGCGCCCGACACCGCCATCGCTGTTGGCGGCAGCGGGGTCAATGTCGCATGCAGCCGTCCGGTCTTGATCGACTGGGTTCGTAACCGGGCGATCCATGCACGGCGTATGGCGTCGGTTTGCAGCGGTGCGTTTCTGCTGGCGGAGGCAGGCTTGCTGGATGGCCGCCGCGCCGTAACGCATTGGCATCGCTATGACGAATTCGCTGGGCGGTTTCCGCAGGTTCGCCTCGAACGCGACCCAATCTTTTTGCGAGATGGTAAGATCTGGACCTCGGCGGGCGTGACGGCCGGGATAGACCTCGCTTTGGCGATGGTTGAAGAGGATCACGGTCGCGCACTTGCGCTCGCCGTCGCCCGCGAATTGGTGGTTTTTCTTAAGCGGCCCGGCGGCCAGTCGCAATTCAGCGCGCCGCTGAGACTCCAGACCGCGGACGATAGGTTCGCCGATCTTCACGCTTGGATCTCGGCCAATCTGACCCATTCGCTGACGCTACATACGTTGGCGGATCGGGCGGGAATGAGCCTTCGATCTTTCGCCCGCCATTACCGGCAACGGACGGGCCGCACACCCGCCGACGCGGTTGAGATCATCCGGCTTGAACGGGCGCAAGGGCTACTGGAGACCGGATTTTCGGTTGAAGCCGCCGCTCGCAAATGCGGTTTCGGCTCCCCGGAGACCATGCGGCGGGTGTTTCTGCGCAGGTTAGGCGTCGGGCCCAAGGACTGGCAGGAGCGGTTTCACGAGTGA
- a CDS encoding ABC transporter permease — protein sequence MRSSTTATPAARGMKTPFRGMPASIGVCCVWIALVVVVALTAQWIAPHDPLNQNPLLRLMRPLVSVAFPFGTDYLGRDILSNLLVATQMTLMIALVGSIICALVGASLGLAAAHFGGFVDNLIMGFADAMASIPFIVIALGVLALFGSSPLLFVFLVGFASWERYARLTRGLVISAREEGYAEAARIVGVPSMRIYLRHMLPNIAGPLIVQFTVNFPEIILLESGLSFLGLGIQPPETSLGLMVADGQNYLAIAWWLAAFPGTVIVLTTLSISLLGDYLRDRLDARLR from the coding sequence ATGCGATCATCGACCACAGCGACGCCCGCAGCGCGTGGAATGAAAACTCCGTTTCGGGGGATGCCGGCCAGCATCGGTGTTTGCTGCGTTTGGATAGCGCTTGTAGTCGTCGTTGCGCTGACGGCGCAATGGATCGCTCCGCATGATCCGCTGAACCAGAACCCGCTCCTCCGGCTGATGCGGCCGCTCGTCTCGGTGGCCTTTCCCTTCGGAACCGATTATCTGGGACGCGACATCCTCAGCAATCTCCTGGTTGCTACGCAGATGACCCTTATGATCGCGCTGGTAGGCTCGATCATCTGCGCCCTTGTCGGCGCCAGTCTCGGGCTCGCGGCTGCGCATTTCGGCGGCTTTGTCGACAATCTCATCATGGGTTTTGCCGATGCCATGGCCTCGATACCCTTCATCGTCATCGCACTCGGGGTGCTTGCTCTCTTCGGCTCAAGCCCGTTGCTCTTTGTCTTTCTCGTCGGATTTGCCAGCTGGGAGCGCTATGCGCGATTGACGCGTGGCCTGGTGATCAGCGCCAGGGAAGAGGGCTATGCGGAAGCGGCCCGCATTGTCGGCGTGCCGTCGATGCGCATCTACCTTCGTCATATGCTGCCAAACATCGCCGGCCCGCTGATCGTGCAGTTCACCGTCAACTTCCCGGAAATCATCCTGCTGGAAAGCGGCCTGAGTTTTCTTGGGCTCGGCATTCAGCCGCCGGAAACGAGCCTTGGATTGATGGTGGCCGACGGTCAAAACTATCTGGCGATCGCCTGGTGGCTCGCCGCCTTTCCCGGCACGGTCATCGTCCTAACGACCCTCTCCATCAGTCTGCTCGGCGACTACCTGCGCGATCGTCTCGATGCACGGCTGCGCTAA
- a CDS encoding DJ-1/PfpI family protein, which translates to MSIRFGILCFPNVQQLDLTGPYEVFGSARDVRVDLVWKNTAPVRASTGLWLTPDLTFEEAPAFDVICVPGGGGVNPLLKDEETLDFVRAQAKTARFVTSVCTGALVLGQAGLLAGKRAATHWNAMDFLPRFGATAVEARVVRDGNLITAGGVTSGIDFGLSVIAEFMGQDEAETIQLSLEYAPAPPFDAGLPTRARPEILAAARQRMVRSRQEREALISPCFKANQK; encoded by the coding sequence GTGTCCATCCGCTTCGGTATTCTTTGCTTTCCCAATGTTCAGCAACTCGATCTGACTGGCCCCTACGAGGTTTTCGGCTCTGCACGCGATGTGCGGGTCGATCTGGTCTGGAAAAACACGGCGCCTGTTCGGGCTTCGACGGGCCTGTGGCTCACGCCCGACCTGACCTTTGAAGAGGCACCTGCGTTCGATGTCATCTGCGTGCCGGGCGGTGGCGGCGTGAACCCGCTTCTGAAAGACGAAGAAACGCTCGACTTCGTGCGGGCGCAAGCGAAGACCGCGCGCTTCGTCACCTCCGTCTGCACCGGAGCGCTGGTCCTGGGCCAAGCCGGACTGCTCGCTGGAAAGCGCGCGGCGACGCATTGGAACGCGATGGATTTTCTCCCACGGTTTGGGGCGACAGCAGTCGAGGCGCGCGTTGTTCGCGACGGCAATCTGATCACCGCCGGCGGCGTCACATCCGGGATCGATTTCGGCCTGTCGGTCATCGCGGAATTCATGGGACAGGATGAGGCGGAGACGATCCAGCTCTCGCTAGAATACGCCCCGGCTCCGCCCTTTGATGCCGGATTGCCGACGCGGGCGCGCCCGGAAATTCTTGCGGCGGCCCGCCAACGCATGGTTCGGTCCAGGCAAGAGCGAGAGGCGCTGATTTCGCCTTGCTTCAAGGCAAACCAAAAGTAG
- a CDS encoding ABC transporter substrate-binding protein codes for MLKANRRKFMIGASVAALASTASARFAFSAERRALKIGVNGIPVTLEPINAISNVGPRIVNQIFDTLVVRDFFSNGAPGNGINLMPSLAESWERIDDKSVRFKLRQKVMFHDGVEMTADDVAYTFSSERLWGPDAIKVIPLGGSYALDFDEPVVEDKYTVVIRTKTPTPLTESYMASWMGRIVPKAYYKTLGTAAFGSKPVGTGPYKFVEFVANDRVVIEANDAYWGLKPTASKITYQLVAEPATRVAGLISGEYDIVTTLTPDDMALINSYPDLETRGNIVENFHMFTFNMNQPVFQSKPLRRALALAVNRPLIVQSLWTNKATIPNGFNFPNYGKTFDPNRHAMEYNIEEAKRLVKESGYDGTPITYHTMGNYYANAVPALMMMIEMWKQIGVTVVPKVYAPGGAPKDQDSYMRNWSNGQWMTDAWATMICEFGPKGQVQKRWGWKAPAEFNDLCTKVSQIPDGKERFDAFNRLRDIFEEEAPAVILYQPFDVYAARKDVHWRPISFEMMEFRNNLAFG; via the coding sequence ATGCTTAAGGCCAACCGTAGAAAATTCATGATCGGCGCAAGCGTCGCGGCGCTTGCCTCGACCGCAAGTGCCAGATTCGCCTTCTCTGCCGAGCGCCGCGCGTTGAAGATCGGCGTCAACGGCATTCCGGTTACGTTGGAGCCGATCAACGCCATCAGCAATGTCGGTCCCCGCATCGTCAACCAGATTTTCGATACGCTTGTCGTGCGCGATTTCTTCAGCAATGGCGCGCCGGGCAACGGCATCAATCTGATGCCCTCGCTGGCCGAGAGCTGGGAACGGATCGACGACAAATCGGTGCGCTTCAAGCTGCGCCAGAAGGTGATGTTTCACGATGGTGTCGAAATGACCGCAGACGACGTCGCCTACACCTTCTCTTCGGAACGTCTCTGGGGGCCAGACGCGATCAAGGTGATCCCGCTCGGCGGTTCTTACGCGCTTGATTTCGACGAACCGGTTGTCGAGGACAAGTACACTGTGGTCATCCGCACAAAGACCCCGACGCCCCTGACCGAGTCCTACATGGCATCCTGGATGGGTCGCATCGTTCCCAAGGCATATTACAAGACGCTTGGAACGGCCGCTTTTGGTAGCAAACCGGTTGGAACGGGTCCTTACAAGTTTGTCGAGTTCGTTGCCAATGACCGCGTTGTCATCGAAGCCAACGACGCCTATTGGGGTCTGAAGCCGACAGCATCTAAAATCACGTACCAACTTGTTGCCGAACCCGCAACGCGCGTCGCCGGCCTGATCAGCGGCGAATACGATATCGTCACGACGTTGACGCCGGACGATATGGCGTTGATCAACAGCTATCCCGACCTGGAGACGCGTGGGAATATCGTCGAAAACTTCCACATGTTCACCTTCAACATGAACCAGCCCGTCTTCCAGTCGAAACCGCTTCGCCGCGCCCTGGCGCTTGCGGTCAATCGTCCGCTGATCGTTCAATCACTCTGGACGAACAAGGCGACGATTCCGAATGGCTTCAACTTCCCGAACTACGGCAAGACCTTCGATCCGAACCGTCACGCCATGGAATACAATATCGAGGAGGCCAAGCGCCTAGTGAAGGAAAGCGGTTACGACGGTACGCCGATCACCTACCATACGATGGGCAACTATTATGCAAACGCCGTTCCCGCCTTGATGATGATGATCGAGATGTGGAAGCAGATCGGCGTGACCGTGGTGCCGAAGGTGTATGCACCGGGCGGCGCACCGAAGGATCAGGACAGCTATATGCGCAACTGGTCCAACGGCCAGTGGATGACGGATGCCTGGGCGACGATGATCTGCGAATTCGGACCCAAGGGCCAGGTTCAGAAGCGTTGGGGCTGGAAGGCGCCCGCGGAGTTCAACGATTTGTGCACGAAGGTATCGCAAATACCGGATGGTAAGGAGCGTTTCGACGCCTTCAACCGCCTCCGTGACATCTTCGAAGAGGAAGCGCCGGCCGTGATCCTCTACCAGCCCTTCGATGTCTATGCCGCACGCAAGGACGTTCACTGGAGGCCAATCAGCTTTGAGATGATGGAATTCCGCAACAACCTTGCTTTCGGCTGA
- a CDS encoding protein-L-isoaspartate O-methyltransferase family protein encodes MIDFEAARAKMVDGQIRTTDVTSHSVLSAFLSVPREAFVPENLKALAYIDEDIQVAPGRYLMDPSPLAKLLQLAEIGRSELVLEIGAGTGYVSALLGRLAGAVFAVESDEQLASAAKSNLEKLGAANVTVVQCPLEAGYSKEAPYDLIFLSGSVEEVPPALFDQLRDGGRLVGVVGSGRAVRAHVFVKAGGSVSTSSLFNASIKPLPGFEKAREFVF; translated from the coding sequence ATGATCGATTTTGAAGCAGCGCGGGCGAAAATGGTGGACGGCCAAATTCGAACGACGGATGTAACCTCTCATTCCGTGCTTTCGGCTTTTCTGTCCGTACCGCGGGAAGCCTTTGTGCCGGAAAATCTGAAAGCCCTGGCTTATATCGATGAAGATATTCAGGTCGCACCCGGTCGCTATCTGATGGATCCGTCGCCGCTTGCCAAGCTTTTGCAACTGGCGGAAATTGGCCGCAGTGAACTGGTCCTGGAAATCGGAGCGGGCACCGGTTATGTCTCGGCTTTGCTCGGACGGCTGGCCGGTGCGGTTTTCGCCGTTGAAAGCGATGAGCAGCTGGCTAGTGCTGCAAAGTCCAATCTTGAAAAGCTGGGTGCCGCGAATGTCACGGTCGTTCAATGTCCGCTGGAGGCTGGCTATTCCAAAGAAGCTCCTTACGATCTGATTTTCCTGAGTGGGTCGGTCGAGGAAGTGCCTCCGGCACTGTTTGATCAATTGCGTGACGGTGGTCGTTTGGTTGGCGTGGTCGGTAGCGGCCGTGCCGTCCGTGCTCATGTCTTCGTCAAGGCCGGTGGTTCGGTTTCGACAAGCTCGCTTTTCAATGCTTCGATCAAGCCGCTTCCCGGTTTTGAAAAAGCGCGTGAATTCGTATTCTGA
- a CDS encoding DeoR/GlpR family DNA-binding transcription regulator, whose product MIDMHQIDDKGRPVLTQAEDRQAKIVELLREQNFVDIRTLTERFDISVATVRRDLGELEEAGLIRRTHGGAVNVNQVAQDATNAARLVLKQAEKAVIADVAARMVTDGDTVLLDAGTTALEVAKKLTGRSSLTFISNGLDIIAELTRFDGQNIYSVGGEYTETNRSFRGPLAEQFIRQFNADKLILNAASIDIDRGLICTGSPLNASVARAMIEVSRRVIVVADHSKFTKFSLSVVAKIEDVGVIVTDSGTKSIIDAAPERLRKKFVIAN is encoded by the coding sequence ATGATCGATATGCATCAAATTGATGACAAGGGGCGGCCGGTGTTGACACAAGCGGAAGATCGTCAAGCGAAGATTGTCGAGTTGCTGCGCGAACAGAATTTCGTCGACATCCGTACGCTGACAGAGCGCTTTGATATTTCGGTGGCGACCGTTCGCCGCGACCTTGGTGAGCTTGAGGAAGCGGGGCTCATTCGGCGCACCCATGGCGGTGCCGTCAATGTCAATCAGGTCGCGCAGGATGCAACGAACGCTGCGCGGCTTGTCTTGAAGCAGGCGGAAAAGGCCGTCATCGCTGATGTCGCCGCGCGCATGGTGACCGATGGCGACACCGTGTTGCTAGATGCCGGCACCACCGCGCTGGAAGTGGCCAAGAAGCTGACCGGGCGAAGCAGCCTTACTTTCATCTCGAACGGGCTCGACATTATTGCTGAACTGACCCGTTTCGATGGGCAGAACATTTATTCCGTCGGCGGTGAGTATACGGAGACAAATCGGTCCTTCCGTGGCCCCTTGGCGGAGCAATTCATTCGCCAGTTCAATGCCGATAAACTCATTCTCAATGCGGCCTCGATCGATATTGATCGTGGTCTGATCTGCACGGGGTCGCCACTGAACGCAAGCGTGGCCCGCGCCATGATCGAGGTGTCGAGGCGGGTGATCGTTGTGGCGGATCATTCAAAGTTCACAAAATTCAGCCTTTCGGTCGTCGCGAAGATCGAGGACGTCGGCGTCATAGTGACCGACTCCGGCACGAAATCCATCATCGATGCCGCGCCTGAGAGGCTGCGGAAGAAGTTCGTCATCGCGAACTAG
- a CDS encoding oligopeptide/dipeptide ABC transporter ATP-binding protein, producing the protein MSAPLLQASGLTKAFRHKTGLFARPTTQLAVDSIGFELAIRERLGVVGESGSGKSTLGRLLLGLTEPTRGDVWFEGINHKQRHTRDWKEFRTRTSLVQQNPLSALNPQMTIGQQVAEGLLIHYIASRADAYQRVATMLERVGLSSTMMSRYPHQMSGGQRQRVVIARALILDPKLVVFDEAVSALDVSVQAQVVALLRSLWQERDLAYVFITHDLRIVRHLVDRIAVMYLGRVVETGDIRTIYAWPRHPYTRALLASVPTMDPRVRNIEPPIKGELDASKVLQGCSFRSRCPFALDRCAVETPELRLISAHGVSQHTACHRAEELPRSIAPQMDMMTDRQPVSQKETAL; encoded by the coding sequence ATGAGCGCTCCTCTTCTTCAAGCCAGCGGTCTGACCAAGGCATTCCGCCACAAGACCGGCCTCTTCGCCCGGCCGACCACCCAGCTTGCGGTGGACTCGATTGGCTTTGAACTTGCGATCCGCGAGCGCCTCGGTGTCGTTGGCGAATCCGGAAGCGGCAAATCGACACTCGGACGGCTTCTGCTCGGATTGACGGAGCCCACACGGGGCGATGTTTGGTTCGAAGGCATCAACCACAAGCAGCGTCACACACGGGACTGGAAGGAGTTTCGGACTCGCACCTCTTTGGTGCAACAGAACCCGCTCTCGGCTCTCAACCCGCAGATGACCATTGGACAGCAGGTAGCCGAGGGACTGCTGATCCATTATATTGCCAGCCGGGCAGACGCTTATCAACGCGTTGCCACCATGCTCGAGCGCGTCGGCCTGTCGAGCACGATGATGAGCCGCTATCCGCACCAGATGTCGGGCGGCCAGCGACAGCGTGTCGTGATTGCCCGCGCCCTGATCCTCGATCCGAAACTGGTTGTTTTCGATGAGGCGGTGTCCGCTCTCGATGTATCGGTTCAGGCCCAGGTGGTCGCGCTTTTACGGTCGCTCTGGCAGGAGCGTGATCTTGCCTATGTCTTCATCACCCACGACCTGCGTATCGTCCGCCATCTCGTCGATCGCATCGCAGTCATGTATCTGGGCCGCGTCGTCGAGACTGGCGACATTCGAACCATCTATGCGTGGCCGCGCCATCCCTATACGCGGGCGCTTCTCGCATCTGTCCCGACCATGGATCCAAGGGTTCGCAATATCGAACCGCCCATCAAGGGCGAGCTGGATGCGTCGAAAGTGTTGCAGGGTTGTTCTTTCCGGTCGCGCTGTCCCTTCGCGCTCGACAGATGCGCCGTTGAAACACCCGAACTCCGGCTCATTTCGGCGCATGGCGTCAGCCAGCACACTGCCTGTCATCGTGCGGAGGAATTACCGCGATCGATCGCGCCGCAAATGGACATGATGACAGACAGGCAACCAGTCTCACAGAAGGAGACGGCGCTGTGA
- a CDS encoding ABC transporter permease: protein MTAFILARLVRAIAVLIFTVTLVFIVLRLSGDPAQQMLGDDVGPAAVAAFNAKWGLDRSLPEQYAYYVANAARGDFGISFGDGRQVFDIVAERIPKTLMLTVPALLLSMLIGIPAGILAAIRRESALDKGVMAGAVLGYSVPNFLLGLVFIFVFAVWLRVLPSSGSSTLNHAILPIATFALFNAAAVARFMRSTLLDVLGQPYIAAARADGAPDWEIILRHALPNAAIPMVTTLGFIAGGMMGGAALIEPVFAWPGLGIGFVRATATGDLPVVQAMIILFTVFMVSINLTVDILYGLLNPKIRKP from the coding sequence GTGACGGCCTTTATCCTTGCCCGTCTGGTTCGAGCGATCGCGGTGCTCATCTTCACCGTCACGCTCGTCTTTATCGTTCTGCGCCTGAGCGGAGATCCAGCCCAGCAGATGCTCGGCGACGATGTCGGTCCTGCGGCGGTTGCCGCGTTCAATGCCAAATGGGGTCTGGATCGGTCGCTTCCAGAACAATATGCCTATTATGTCGCAAACGCCGCGCGCGGTGATTTCGGCATCTCCTTTGGCGATGGACGGCAGGTCTTCGACATTGTTGCGGAACGGATACCAAAGACGTTGATGCTAACGGTGCCAGCCTTGCTGCTCAGCATGCTGATCGGCATTCCCGCCGGCATTCTGGCCGCGATCAGGCGCGAATCCGCGCTCGACAAGGGCGTCATGGCAGGTGCCGTCCTGGGCTACAGCGTTCCCAACTTCCTGCTTGGCCTTGTCTTCATCTTTGTCTTTGCCGTCTGGCTGCGTGTGCTGCCAAGTTCGGGCAGTTCGACATTAAACCATGCGATCCTGCCGATCGCGACCTTTGCATTGTTCAACGCTGCGGCCGTTGCGCGTTTCATGCGCTCGACGCTGCTCGACGTGCTGGGGCAGCCCTATATCGCGGCTGCGCGTGCCGACGGGGCGCCTGACTGGGAGATTATCTTGCGGCACGCGCTGCCGAATGCGGCGATCCCCATGGTCACCACGCTGGGCTTTATCGCGGGTGGCATGATGGGAGGGGCGGCACTGATCGAACCCGTCTTTGCATGGCCAGGACTCGGCATCGGCTTTGTCAGGGCCACGGCCACCGGCGATCTGCCGGTGGTCCAGGCGATGATCATTCTGTTCACGGTCTTCATGGTGTCGATCAATCTGACTGTTGACATTCTCTATGGCCTGCTCAACCCCAAGATCAGGAAGCCGTGA
- a CDS encoding inositol monophosphatase family protein, translated as MHASTSATSAVEAVVEDIAKEAGKLALTYFQSLASLPVEKKGHLDLVTEADRQVETLLIASLQKAFPDDGIFGEEGGEITGTSGRIWVVDPIDGTFNFVRGNQNWAVSIGLYASRRPVFGVIHAPARDLTFVGGRSVPTRLNGKPIKSLPVLDMSRAVTGLSFHPSVSTADRLEVIRCLSDDLGISFRVGGAATISLVEVAMGETDGYLSLGDSTWDVMAALPILDNLGASHTIDWGKIDLSSKLRFACGSPEFLNKLRPLLKRIPLPA; from the coding sequence ATGCATGCTTCTACCTCGGCCACCAGTGCGGTCGAGGCTGTCGTCGAAGACATTGCGAAGGAAGCCGGAAAATTGGCCCTGACCTATTTTCAGTCTCTGGCGAGCCTTCCGGTCGAAAAGAAGGGTCACCTCGATCTTGTGACCGAGGCCGATAGGCAGGTTGAGACCCTCCTGATAGCGAGCCTGCAGAAAGCCTTTCCCGATGACGGCATCTTCGGCGAAGAGGGTGGAGAGATCACGGGAACCTCGGGCCGCATCTGGGTTGTCGATCCGATCGATGGGACGTTCAACTTCGTTCGGGGCAACCAGAACTGGGCAGTTTCCATCGGTCTTTACGCAAGCCGTCGGCCGGTCTTTGGGGTCATCCACGCACCTGCCCGGGACCTGACCTTCGTCGGAGGCAGGTCGGTGCCGACAAGACTCAACGGCAAGCCGATCAAGTCGCTTCCCGTCCTCGACATGTCACGGGCCGTAACGGGGTTGAGCTTCCATCCCTCGGTATCGACGGCTGACAGACTTGAGGTCATACGCTGTCTCTCGGACGACCTTGGCATCAGCTTTCGCGTCGGAGGGGCGGCGACGATTTCCCTGGTCGAGGTGGCGATGGGCGAAACGGACGGCTATCTGTCGCTTGGGGATTCGACTTGGGATGTGATGGCTGCGCTGCCGATACTCGACAACCTCGGTGCCTCCCATACGATCGACTGGGGCAAGATTGACCTGTCATCGAAGCTTCGTTTCGCATGTGGCAGCCCTGAGTTCCTAAACAAGCTTCGCCCACTGCTCAAGCGCATTCCGCTGCCAGCATAA